A genomic window from Flavobacterium hankyongi includes:
- a CDS encoding fibronectin type III domain-containing protein — translation MKKITLLLMLLCTAVVSRAQSLYPYLQNATPSSIYVNWKTESNSESSVEYGTASNNLNVTVTGNTNVFTDSGYPGNYFYHSVKIANLTPNTKYYYRIKTGTSYSAVSSFKTLPLPGQAATVDGHIRFLIMGDNQLKAVPRYDSLVSAAKRKIKQKWGATLSPDDNISMTFMVGDQVDVGTLDHYENVHFKKNRGLSGNIPIQTTVGNHETYGTLGMNSYYDHFYISELTYKGISSGTENYYAQQAGNVLFISLSSEHTGTAQLNWLQQVLNAANTDTTVDWIFSLSHRPYQAEQYVGDISTWVRNTAVPLLVSSSKYAMHIGAHHHLYHRGQLKETPTYNIISGGTAWDQYWGSSTEQDFDDVQKTICNWIYQIVDIDVTNGKMDVESYSIGSVDQWKNNQLMDTFHRYKNKVAPSKPAITNNFTGNITLPLTVNGSAYATSTNELLNTSQFLISQTPTFDIIKKEVYRDFENLYGKYGTRKDSTVNINLGVDITKMTLASNSLPNGQYYIKLRYRDRNLEWSPWSDVKSFTVAGSTTVNTEIATDAITYAQNAPIKVNFTDAPASTSTWIGLYKEGQTPGSTSPSQTWQYTNGSSSGFINFTSGLPNKGRYFAAIFSNGGYTEIASRKYFYVGPVPVLSTNQTEYAVGTPVTVNFSNGPQLTNDWIGIYKMGVTPGGSVASVSWQYVTTVSGTKTFNNLPKGYYYVEYYLQNGYNSIGNKVFFKVGDIVTELWINKPVYDLGEQITASWTDAPGIVKDWLGIYHEGDNPNLNPLVSYTYFEGLAQGSKNIAPAELPTQTGNYFMVMFTNDSYNEVSNRVTFQVVDPTLGKDEFKIDNGLKVYPNPAQSNNQTFIQSDYPIDEIEIFNTEGKLLYATKNVNNNKYSLITQDLSKGIYILKIHSRKLFTAKLIVE, via the coding sequence ATGAAAAAAATCACATTATTATTAATGCTTTTATGCACTGCTGTGGTCAGTAGAGCGCAGAGTTTGTATCCATATCTTCAAAATGCAACACCAAGTTCTATTTATGTGAATTGGAAAACAGAAAGCAACTCAGAATCAAGTGTCGAATATGGAACTGCTTCCAATAATTTGAACGTGACGGTTACAGGTAACACAAATGTTTTTACAGATTCAGGGTATCCAGGTAATTATTTTTACCATAGCGTGAAAATTGCAAATCTTACTCCTAATACCAAGTATTATTACAGAATTAAAACCGGAACTTCATATTCAGCGGTGAGCTCTTTCAAAACATTACCATTACCGGGCCAGGCTGCTACTGTCGACGGGCATATCCGTTTTTTGATTATGGGTGACAATCAGTTAAAAGCCGTACCTCGTTATGACTCATTGGTTTCTGCAGCTAAAAGAAAAATTAAACAAAAATGGGGAGCTACTTTATCTCCTGATGATAATATTTCGATGACATTTATGGTAGGTGATCAAGTTGATGTGGGAACTTTAGATCATTATGAAAATGTACATTTTAAAAAAAATAGAGGTTTGTCAGGAAATATTCCAATCCAGACCACCGTTGGAAACCATGAAACATATGGGACTTTAGGAATGAATTCTTATTATGATCATTTCTACATAAGTGAGTTAACATACAAAGGAATTTCTTCTGGTACAGAAAACTATTATGCGCAACAAGCTGGAAATGTTCTATTCATCAGTTTGAGTTCTGAGCACACTGGAACTGCACAGTTAAATTGGTTGCAGCAAGTTCTTAATGCAGCAAATACAGATACTACTGTCGATTGGATTTTCTCCTTGAGCCATAGACCTTATCAGGCAGAACAATATGTAGGAGATATTTCTACATGGGTAAGAAATACTGCTGTTCCATTGTTAGTTTCTTCTTCTAAATATGCTATGCATATTGGAGCGCATCATCACCTTTATCATAGAGGACAATTAAAAGAGACTCCAACATATAATATTATTTCGGGAGGAACAGCTTGGGATCAATATTGGGGCTCATCAACAGAACAAGATTTTGATGATGTTCAGAAAACTATTTGTAATTGGATTTACCAAATTGTAGATATTGATGTGACAAATGGGAAAATGGATGTTGAAAGTTACTCTATTGGAAGTGTGGATCAATGGAAAAACAATCAGTTGATGGATACGTTTCACCGTTATAAAAACAAAGTAGCTCCTTCTAAACCAGCCATTACAAATAATTTTACAGGTAATATAACTTTACCTTTAACTGTAAATGGATCTGCGTATGCTACTTCAACTAATGAATTATTAAACACAAGTCAGTTTCTTATTTCGCAAACACCAACATTTGATATTATCAAAAAAGAGGTTTACAGGGATTTTGAAAATTTATATGGTAAATATGGTACAAGAAAAGATTCGACTGTAAATATAAATTTGGGTGTAGATATTACTAAAATGACTTTAGCTTCTAATTCATTACCTAATGGTCAATATTACATAAAACTTAGATATCGTGATCGAAACTTAGAATGGTCGCCTTGGAGTGATGTTAAGTCATTTACAGTTGCAGGAAGTACGACTGTTAATACTGAAATTGCTACTGATGCTATAACTTATGCTCAAAATGCGCCAATTAAAGTGAACTTCACTGATGCTCCAGCGAGCACGTCAACATGGATTGGTTTGTATAAAGAAGGACAAACACCTGGATCAACATCTCCGTCTCAAACATGGCAATATACAAATGGTAGTTCAAGTGGTTTTATCAATTTTACTAGCGGATTACCTAATAAAGGTCGTTACTTTGCTGCAATTTTTTCAAATGGAGGTTACACAGAAATAGCTTCACGTAAATATTTTTATGTAGGTCCAGTTCCAGTGTTAAGCACAAATCAGACGGAATATGCAGTGGGTACTCCAGTAACAGTTAATTTTAGTAACGGTCCACAATTGACAAATGATTGGATTGGAATTTACAAAATGGGAGTGACACCAGGAGGGAGTGTAGCTTCGGTTTCTTGGCAATATGTAACTACAGTTTCTGGAACTAAGACTTTTAATAATTTGCCTAAAGGATATTATTATGTCGAATATTATTTACAAAATGGGTATAATTCTATTGGTAATAAAGTGTTTTTTAAAGTAGGGGATATCGTAACGGAATTATGGATCAACAAACCAGTTTATGATTTAGGAGAACAAATTACTGCTTCTTGGACAGATGCTCCAGGTATTGTAAAAGATTGGTTAGGAATTTACCACGAAGGAGACAATCCAAATTTAAATCCATTAGTGAGTTATACTTATTTTGAAGGTCTTGCGCAAGGTTCAAAAAATATAGCTCCTGCTGAACTTCCAACGCAAACTGGAAATTATTTTATGGTAATGTTCACCAATGATTCCTATAATGAAGTTTCTAATAGAGTTACTTTTCAGGTTGTGGATCCAACATTAGGAAAAGATGAATTTAAAATTGATAACGGATTAAAAGTGTACCCTAATCCAGCACAAAGTAATAATCAGACTTTTATCCAATCAGATTATCCTATAGATGAAATTGAAATTTTCAATACAGAAGGAAAATTATTATATGCGACTAAAAACGTGAACAATAACAAGTACTCATTAATAACCCAGGATTTATCAAAAGGAATCTACATTCTAAAAATTCATTCGAGAAAGTTATTTACAGCAAAATTGATAGTAGAGTAA
- a CDS encoding pirin family protein, which yields MATKKIELVAEPRAPHFVGDGFRVHNFIPSGYRLDMERMSPFIMLDYNSKYNFPPSEIPKGVGVHPHRGFETVTIAYKGKVAHHDSAGGGGIIGEGDVQWMTAASGVLHKEYHEEEFSKTGGEFQMVQLWVNLPAKDKMSQPKYQAIENNKMGHYELPDNAGFIEVIAGSYQGVKGPAYTFTPVHMQNAKLNKGGKANFSFPANYNTSLLVIEGNIKVNDTEIVPTDHFVLFENEGEDFTIEALENAVVLVLSGEPINEPIFPHGPFVMNTREEIIQAIEDFNQGKFGHLED from the coding sequence ATGGCAACAAAAAAAATCGAATTGGTAGCCGAGCCAAGAGCACCGCATTTTGTTGGTGATGGTTTTAGAGTACACAATTTTATTCCAAGTGGTTACCGTTTGGATATGGAACGTATGAGTCCGTTTATCATGTTAGATTACAATTCAAAATATAACTTCCCTCCTTCTGAGATTCCTAAAGGTGTTGGTGTTCATCCACATCGCGGTTTCGAAACCGTAACGATTGCTTATAAAGGAAAAGTTGCACATCATGACAGTGCAGGTGGTGGCGGAATCATTGGTGAGGGTGATGTACAATGGATGACAGCTGCTTCTGGAGTATTGCATAAAGAATATCATGAAGAAGAGTTTAGTAAAACAGGTGGTGAATTCCAGATGGTACAACTTTGGGTGAATTTACCGGCCAAGGATAAAATGAGTCAACCTAAATATCAAGCAATTGAAAATAACAAAATGGGGCATTATGAACTTCCTGATAATGCTGGTTTCATAGAAGTAATTGCAGGAAGTTATCAAGGTGTTAAAGGTCCAGCTTATACGTTTACACCTGTACACATGCAAAATGCTAAATTAAATAAAGGTGGTAAAGCAAATTTTTCGTTTCCAGCCAATTATAATACTTCTTTATTAGTGATTGAAGGAAATATAAAAGTGAACGATACGGAAATAGTTCCTACCGATCATTTTGTACTATTTGAAAATGAAGGAGAAGATTTTACCATTGAAGCACTCGAAAACGCAGTTGTTTTAGTATTAAGCGGAGAACCTATCAATGAACCAATTTTTCCTCACGGTCCATTTGTAATGAATACTCGTGAAGAAATCATTCAGGCAATTGAGGATTTCAATCAAGGCAAATTTGGACATTTAGAAGACTAA
- a CDS encoding GNAT family N-acetyltransferase, whose amino-acid sequence MKPEFENIPLHKNEETHRFEIIIENHKAFIDYKERSGKITLIHTEVEPELEGKGAATAVIEKTLEYIEQNNYKLIPLCPLVFAYIKRHPEWKRIVDENFKGFEE is encoded by the coding sequence ATGAAACCTGAATTCGAAAACATTCCACTACACAAAAACGAAGAAACGCATCGCTTTGAAATCATTATAGAAAATCACAAAGCCTTTATCGATTATAAAGAACGTTCAGGCAAAATAACATTAATTCATACCGAAGTAGAACCTGAATTAGAAGGCAAAGGCGCTGCAACAGCTGTAATCGAAAAGACACTTGAGTATATAGAACAAAACAATTATAAACTTATACCACTTTGTCCATTGGTATTTGCATACATCAAAAGACATCCAGAATGGAAACGCATAGTCGATGAAAATTTCAAAGGATTTGAGGAATAA
- a CDS encoding pirin family protein — translation MSNIQLIIEERSAEIGNFMVGRLLPFREKRAVGPFTFIDHMGPAYLKDYQNLDVPPHPHIGLSTLTYLFEGSIMHRDSLGTEVKIQPGAVNWMTAGKGITHSERTPEYLRTSDKKLHGLQIWVALPKELEEMEPNFAHVEKEDIPHWKQDGLSFKLIAGEAFGRKSPVPVYSPLYFLEIKSKEKQTISIGENLFGESALYILEGNITDGTNTFEPKQILIAKDSTLCSFEMAANTTVYIFGGEPFSEERFIFWNFVSSRKERIEQAKTDWENQIFPKVPGETEFVPLPKPIKF, via the coding sequence ATGTCAAACATACAATTAATCATTGAGGAACGCTCTGCTGAAATTGGTAATTTCATGGTTGGAAGATTATTGCCATTCCGAGAGAAAAGAGCCGTTGGTCCTTTTACATTTATAGATCACATGGGGCCAGCTTATTTAAAAGACTATCAAAATTTAGATGTCCCTCCTCATCCCCATATTGGCTTGTCAACACTTACCTATCTTTTTGAGGGAAGTATTATGCACAGAGACAGTCTTGGAACCGAGGTAAAAATACAGCCTGGAGCAGTTAATTGGATGACTGCTGGAAAAGGCATTACGCATTCAGAAAGAACTCCTGAATATTTAAGAACTTCAGATAAAAAATTACATGGCTTACAAATTTGGGTAGCACTTCCTAAAGAATTGGAAGAAATGGAACCGAATTTTGCTCATGTAGAAAAAGAAGATATTCCTCATTGGAAACAAGATGGCCTTTCCTTTAAATTAATCGCTGGAGAAGCTTTTGGGAGAAAATCTCCTGTTCCTGTATACAGTCCATTGTATTTTCTTGAGATAAAATCAAAAGAAAAACAAACAATAAGTATTGGTGAAAATTTATTTGGCGAAAGCGCTTTGTATATTTTAGAAGGAAACATTACTGACGGTACGAATACCTTTGAACCAAAACAGATTCTTATTGCTAAAGATAGTACACTTTGTAGTTTTGAGATGGCTGCAAATACAACTGTTTATATTTTTGGAGGAGAACCTTTTTCAGAAGAACGATTTATTTTCTGGAACTTTGTTTCATCACGAAAAGAACGCATTGAACAAGCAAAAACAGATTGGGAAAATCAAATCTTTCCAAAAGTTCCAGGTGAAACAGAATTTGTTCCTTTACCTAAACCAATAAAATTCTAA
- a CDS encoding carboxymuconolactone decarboxylase family protein translates to MTRLNALSPDQATGKTKELFNAIESKLGMVPNMMRTMGNSPALLEGYLNLSGALGGGALGAKTGELIAIAVATNNNCDYCLTAHNYIGGELLKIDGETLNGAKRAHSTDTKTNAILQFAKALSEKRGLVSDEEINAVKDAGVSEGQIAEIVGHVGLNLLTNYFNHVANTTVDFTVFNTATV, encoded by the coding sequence ATGACACGATTAAACGCATTAAGTCCTGATCAAGCAACTGGAAAGACAAAAGAATTATTCAATGCAATAGAAAGCAAATTAGGGATGGTTCCTAACATGATGAGAACTATGGGAAATTCGCCAGCTCTATTAGAAGGTTATCTTAATTTAAGTGGTGCTTTGGGAGGAGGAGCTCTCGGTGCTAAGACTGGAGAACTTATTGCTATTGCAGTTGCCACAAATAACAATTGTGATTACTGTTTGACAGCTCACAATTATATTGGAGGGGAACTACTTAAAATTGATGGAGAGACATTGAATGGTGCAAAAAGAGCACATTCAACTGATACCAAAACAAACGCAATTTTACAATTTGCCAAAGCTTTAAGTGAAAAAAGAGGTTTAGTAAGCGATGAAGAAATTAATGCAGTAAAGGATGCTGGTGTTAGTGAAGGACAAATAGCAGAAATTGTGGGACATGTTGGTTTAAACCTTCTGACTAATTATTTTAACCATGTTGCCAATACTACTGTCGATTTTACTGTTTTTAATACAGCAACAGTTTAA
- a CDS encoding nuclear transport factor 2 family protein produces MKEKRYPIPPFTMETALQKVQIAEDLWNTKNPEAVALGYTNDTQWRNRTQFINGHEEVVAFLTEKWKKELNYKLKKELWGFRENRMAVQFEYEWHDHKGQWFRSYGNELWEFDEDGYMQKRVASINDLPINEQDRKL; encoded by the coding sequence ATGAAAGAAAAAAGATATCCTATTCCGCCTTTTACAATGGAAACAGCCTTGCAAAAAGTCCAAATTGCAGAAGATCTATGGAATACAAAAAATCCAGAAGCGGTAGCTTTAGGTTATACTAACGATACACAATGGAGAAACAGAACCCAATTTATTAACGGACATGAAGAAGTTGTTGCTTTTCTAACCGAAAAATGGAAAAAAGAATTAAATTACAAGCTAAAAAAAGAGCTTTGGGGGTTCCGTGAAAACCGGATGGCTGTTCAGTTTGAATATGAATGGCATGATCATAAAGGACAATGGTTCAGAAGCTATGGCAATGAACTTTGGGAGTTCGACGAAGACGGTTATATGCAAAAACGTGTGGCAAGCATCAATGATTTGCCAATTAATGAACAAGACCGAAAATTATAA
- a CDS encoding OsmC family protein, with amino-acid sequence MEKITVHIGKQNYKVDAKGARQSLVIDEPVEVGGQDLGLSPKELLAVSLGSCTSITLKMYTNHKGWDLNDVNIEVTLDWNKETLTTSFTRKIELIGNLDDTQRERLLKIADSCPVHKILTNSTEIETKII; translated from the coding sequence ATGGAAAAGATAACTGTACATATTGGAAAACAAAATTATAAAGTTGATGCTAAAGGAGCTCGACAATCATTAGTAATTGATGAACCTGTTGAAGTTGGGGGTCAAGATTTAGGATTAAGTCCTAAAGAACTTCTTGCTGTATCTTTAGGTTCTTGTACTTCTATTACCTTAAAAATGTATACCAATCATAAGGGTTGGGATTTAAACGATGTAAATATTGAAGTGACTTTAGATTGGAACAAAGAAACTTTAACTACATCATTTACCAGAAAAATAGAATTAATCGGTAATTTAGATGATACTCAACGTGAACGATTATTAAAAATTGCAGACAGTTGTCCAGTTCATAAAATATTAACCAATTCAACAGAAATTGAAACCAAAATCATTTAA